The Chitinophaga flava genome has a segment encoding these proteins:
- a CDS encoding SPFH domain-containing protein → MQNTPVLTWALLIGLPILCLVLYKVILRIFFGVIIVPEDRIGLVTKKFVLFGKQELPEGRILATRGEAGFQAQTLAPGVYFWKWIWQYSVTFQPFTLIPTGKIGLVMAKDGAELPTGAILARKVACDTFQDTVAFLENGGCKGRQTGIITPGSYRINTFLFDVEITDMVSIPENGVGIVTTLEGKALETGSIAGKTIPEHNNFQDVDAFLEKGGYKGLQEQVILAGSYFINPWFAKMEIVRMTEIAIGHVGVVISFVGSDGVDISGAEFKHGNIVAKGFKGVWAEPLGPGKYPINPYIMKVELVPTTNLVLNWASARSEAHQLDKNLSTITVRSKDGFTFNLDVSQIIHIPTTEAPKVIARFGNMSNLVTQVLEPTIGNYFRNSAQGSDVISFLTSRKERQNAAKEHIGQVLDQYNVFGVDTLIGDIVPPESLMKTLTDRKIAEEQKVTYETQRQAQETRQSLEKETAVAEMQKEIVKADQGVLIAERIADASVKKATGDANSVRLQANAESDRMKLLASGEAEKVRLLARAEADRTEWIAKADAEKISLTGKAEAEKILAIGQSSAESYKLAVEAMGGSNFTQLKVMEAIGAQNIRIMPDILIGGNDGANGPISGLLGLRLLEEIGKKQAAQNSTPDQQQPD, encoded by the coding sequence ATGCAAAACACCCCTGTTCTCACATGGGCACTGCTCATTGGCCTGCCCATTCTATGCCTGGTACTTTACAAGGTAATTCTTCGTATATTCTTCGGCGTTATAATCGTGCCGGAAGACCGTATCGGGCTTGTAACGAAAAAATTTGTGCTCTTCGGCAAACAGGAACTGCCCGAAGGACGTATCCTTGCCACCAGAGGTGAAGCCGGTTTCCAGGCACAAACGCTGGCCCCCGGCGTATACTTCTGGAAATGGATCTGGCAGTACAGTGTTACCTTCCAGCCCTTTACCCTTATCCCCACCGGTAAAATAGGTCTTGTAATGGCTAAAGACGGTGCTGAACTGCCCACCGGTGCCATCCTTGCCCGTAAAGTAGCCTGCGATACCTTCCAGGATACCGTTGCCTTCCTGGAAAATGGTGGCTGCAAAGGCCGGCAGACAGGCATTATTACGCCCGGCTCCTATCGTATCAATACCTTCCTGTTTGACGTGGAAATCACCGACATGGTCTCCATCCCCGAAAATGGCGTGGGCATTGTTACCACCCTCGAAGGAAAAGCCCTTGAAACAGGCTCCATTGCCGGTAAAACCATCCCGGAGCATAACAACTTCCAGGACGTGGATGCCTTCCTCGAAAAAGGCGGCTACAAAGGATTACAGGAACAAGTGATCCTCGCCGGTTCTTATTTCATCAACCCCTGGTTTGCCAAAATGGAAATCGTACGCATGACTGAAATAGCCATCGGCCATGTAGGCGTAGTCATCTCCTTCGTAGGCAGCGACGGCGTAGACATCAGCGGTGCAGAATTCAAACACGGCAACATCGTAGCCAAAGGTTTCAAAGGCGTGTGGGCGGAACCGTTAGGACCCGGTAAATACCCTATCAACCCCTACATCATGAAAGTGGAACTGGTACCTACTACCAACCTGGTGCTCAACTGGGCTTCCGCCAGAAGTGAAGCACACCAGCTGGATAAAAACCTTTCCACCATTACAGTACGGAGTAAAGATGGTTTTACCTTCAACCTCGACGTATCGCAGATCATCCATATCCCTACCACAGAAGCACCGAAAGTGATTGCCCGCTTCGGTAACATGAGCAACCTTGTTACTCAGGTACTCGAACCTACTATCGGCAACTACTTCCGTAACTCCGCCCAGGGATCCGATGTGATCAGCTTCCTCACCAGCCGTAAGGAAAGACAAAACGCTGCTAAAGAACATATAGGACAAGTACTGGATCAATACAACGTTTTCGGAGTAGATACCCTCATCGGTGATATCGTACCACCTGAAAGCCTGATGAAAACACTGACCGACCGTAAAATTGCGGAAGAACAAAAAGTGACTTACGAAACACAACGCCAGGCTCAGGAAACCCGTCAGTCCCTCGAAAAAGAAACGGCAGTAGCCGAAATGCAGAAAGAGATCGTAAAAGCTGACCAGGGCGTACTGATCGCAGAAAGAATCGCCGATGCTTCTGTAAAGAAAGCTACAGGTGATGCCAACAGCGTACGTCTGCAGGCTAACGCGGAAAGTGATCGTATGAAACTGCTGGCTAGTGGTGAAGCAGAAAAAGTAAGGCTGCTTGCCAGAGCAGAGGCTGACCGCACAGAATGGATCGCCAAAGCAGATGCGGAAAAAATATCTCTCACCGGTAAAGCAGAAGCGGAAAAAATCCTGGCCATCGGTCAGTCCAGCGCCGAATCCTATAAACTGGCCGTAGAAGCCATGGGTGGCAGCAACTTCACACAATTAAAAGTGATGGAAGCTATCGGTGCACAAAACATCCGTATCATGCCAGACATCCTGATCGGTGGCAACGATGGCGCTAATGGCCCCATCAGCGGACTACTCGGTTTAAGACTGCTGGAAGAAATCGGTAAAAAACAAGCCGCTCAGAACAGCACACCGGATCAACAACAACCTGATTGA
- a CDS encoding DUF1080 domain-containing protein: protein MKKILHILIALLVGWNSLALAQGPSDQRAFHTKIADVLALMPASNKEQFNTNMEAIAALGQDGVTTIAGMLAPQGKGDNTQLQYALAGYAYYVTQPGKEAKRKEAAAAFCKAINKTTDPENKVFLITQLQTTGDNDAVSTLQPLLAADRFCDPAARVLVKINTPAAQQALLGALSTASAANRITLTEALGDARYTAAVPAITAQLGNTDKKLVKVSQYALAQIADPSAATVLGNGAAKAGYTYDVTDATSSYLYYAGQLAANGNKAAAQKIAEALVKQCAADAQVHTRTAGLKLLTDILGEKSMLWVSQAVAGKNNEYRDAALKFAAPFAAATSVVWQTQLKKSSDDTKAAIIGMLGENKVKSALSTVSGYTKNGNEAVRLAAIAAAARIGETATLPALLDIMKTGSAADINAVKTALRLMPGNEVVQQSGAVLAAMPAPAQTALLEVLAARKADSRVNDVLALTTSNNADVKAAAMAALKDVASKNNTPALFALLNNAGSQQEINHIQTALINAGATSDDVLPLMKQASAANQSRYLGVLAGIGQPSALEPVMNAFTTGNAATKKEAIAALVDWKNAAAAPALLKIARDPANSDYREQALAGYIALTKKSGYPAEQKVLMLRNAMELNPSAPLQNQILSGVEQCKTFPALLFAGEYLDNSAVQQNAAMAVMNIALANKSYNGALVRQLLEKTSNVLKGGDADYQRQSIRKYLAEMPAGDGFVAMFNGKDLSGWKGLVENPVARAKMDAKTLAKAQDKANEAMRKGWSVKDGLLIFNGQGDNLCTEKKYGDFEMLVDWKITANGDAGIYLRGSPQVQIWDTSRIDVGAQVGSGGLYNNQQNESKPLKLADNAIGEWNHFRIIMKGDRVTVYLNGVQVTDNTILENYWDRGLPIFPEEQIELQAHGTYVAYRNLYIKELPRVKPYVLNDEEKKAGYKVIFDGTNMHEWTGNTKDYVIDNGDLVIYPTNGGHGNLYTKKEYRNFSFRFEFQLTPGANNGLGVRAPLTGDAAYEGMELQILDNEADIYKDLHVYQYHGSVYGVIPAKRGYLKPVGEWNYEEAIVEGTHIKVILNGTVILDGDIAEAREKGTLDHKQHPGLKNETGHIGFLGHGSIVRFRNIRVKEL from the coding sequence ATGAAAAAGATATTACACATACTTATCGCACTGCTGGTGGGCTGGAACAGCCTGGCCCTGGCCCAGGGCCCTTCAGACCAGCGAGCCTTTCATACCAAAATTGCTGATGTGCTGGCGCTGATGCCTGCCTCTAATAAAGAGCAGTTCAATACCAACATGGAAGCGATTGCCGCACTCGGACAGGATGGCGTGACCACCATCGCCGGTATGCTGGCTCCACAGGGCAAAGGCGACAATACCCAGTTGCAGTATGCGCTGGCGGGTTATGCCTATTACGTTACACAACCTGGTAAGGAAGCCAAACGTAAAGAAGCCGCCGCTGCTTTCTGCAAAGCCATCAACAAAACCACCGATCCGGAAAACAAAGTATTCCTGATCACCCAACTGCAGACCACCGGCGATAATGACGCGGTGAGCACCCTGCAGCCACTGCTGGCTGCGGATCGTTTCTGCGATCCTGCTGCCCGTGTGCTGGTGAAAATAAATACGCCTGCTGCCCAGCAGGCATTACTGGGCGCTCTGTCTACTGCCAGTGCGGCCAATCGTATTACGCTTACAGAAGCGTTGGGGGATGCCCGTTATACTGCTGCAGTACCGGCTATCACCGCGCAACTGGGCAACACCGACAAAAAGCTGGTGAAAGTGTCTCAGTATGCGCTGGCACAGATTGCTGATCCTTCGGCTGCGACTGTGCTGGGTAATGGTGCCGCTAAAGCAGGCTATACATACGATGTTACCGATGCTACCTCTTCTTATCTGTACTATGCAGGACAGCTGGCCGCCAACGGCAATAAAGCTGCTGCACAGAAAATAGCAGAAGCCCTCGTAAAACAATGTGCTGCAGATGCGCAGGTACATACCCGTACAGCAGGACTTAAACTGCTGACCGATATCCTTGGGGAAAAAAGCATGCTCTGGGTAAGCCAGGCCGTTGCAGGTAAAAACAATGAATACCGCGATGCTGCATTGAAATTTGCCGCACCCTTTGCTGCAGCCACTTCTGTGGTGTGGCAGACACAACTGAAAAAATCCTCCGATGATACCAAAGCGGCTATCATCGGTATGTTGGGAGAAAACAAGGTGAAATCTGCACTGTCTACCGTAAGTGGATATACGAAAAACGGTAATGAAGCCGTAAGGCTCGCTGCCATCGCAGCTGCTGCCAGGATTGGCGAAACAGCCACCCTGCCTGCATTGCTGGATATCATGAAAACAGGTTCTGCTGCAGATATCAATGCTGTAAAGACAGCCCTGCGACTGATGCCCGGCAATGAAGTGGTACAGCAGTCCGGCGCAGTACTGGCAGCTATGCCTGCTCCTGCACAAACAGCGCTGCTCGAAGTGCTGGCCGCCCGCAAAGCAGACAGCCGCGTAAATGATGTACTGGCCCTGACCACCAGCAATAACGCTGACGTGAAAGCTGCAGCCATGGCTGCCCTGAAAGATGTGGCCAGCAAAAACAACACCCCTGCATTATTCGCACTGTTGAACAACGCCGGCTCCCAGCAGGAAATCAATCATATCCAGACAGCCCTGATCAATGCAGGTGCTACCAGCGATGATGTGTTGCCGCTGATGAAACAGGCGTCTGCTGCCAACCAGTCCCGTTATCTGGGTGTACTGGCAGGTATCGGTCAGCCTTCCGCACTGGAACCGGTGATGAATGCCTTTACTACCGGCAACGCAGCTACGAAAAAAGAAGCAATAGCTGCCCTGGTAGACTGGAAAAATGCTGCCGCTGCACCCGCCCTGCTGAAAATAGCCCGTGATCCTGCCAACAGCGACTATCGTGAGCAGGCACTGGCTGGTTATATTGCCCTCACCAAAAAATCAGGGTATCCTGCAGAACAGAAAGTGCTGATGCTGCGTAACGCTATGGAGTTGAATCCTTCCGCGCCGCTGCAGAATCAGATCCTGTCTGGTGTGGAACAATGCAAAACTTTCCCAGCCCTGCTGTTTGCTGGTGAATACCTGGATAACTCTGCCGTACAACAGAATGCTGCAATGGCTGTCATGAACATCGCCCTTGCCAATAAATCCTACAACGGTGCCCTCGTTCGCCAGCTGCTCGAAAAAACCAGCAATGTGCTGAAAGGTGGTGATGCAGATTATCAGCGTCAGTCGATCCGTAAATACCTCGCTGAAATGCCTGCCGGCGATGGCTTCGTGGCAATGTTCAACGGCAAGGACCTCAGTGGCTGGAAAGGCCTCGTGGAAAACCCTGTCGCCCGCGCCAAAATGGACGCTAAAACCCTCGCCAAAGCACAGGATAAAGCCAATGAAGCCATGCGCAAAGGCTGGTCTGTAAAAGACGGTCTGCTGATCTTCAACGGTCAGGGTGATAATCTCTGCACTGAAAAAAAATATGGTGACTTCGAAATGCTCGTAGACTGGAAAATCACTGCCAATGGCGATGCCGGCATCTACCTCCGTGGATCACCCCAGGTACAGATCTGGGACACTTCCCGCATCGATGTAGGTGCACAAGTGGGCTCCGGTGGCCTCTACAACAACCAGCAAAACGAAAGCAAACCACTCAAACTGGCTGACAACGCCATCGGTGAATGGAACCACTTCCGCATCATTATGAAAGGTGACCGCGTAACCGTTTATCTCAACGGCGTACAGGTAACCGACAACACCATCCTCGAAAACTACTGGGACCGCGGCCTGCCTATCTTCCCCGAAGAACAGATTGAACTGCAGGCACATGGCACCTATGTAGCCTACCGTAACCTGTACATCAAGGAGTTACCCCGTGTAAAACCTTATGTATTAAACGATGAAGAGAAAAAAGCAGGTTACAAAGTAATATTCGATGGCACCAACATGCACGAATGGACCGGCAATACCAAAGATTATGTAATTGATAACGGAGACCTGGTGATCTATCCTACCAATGGTGGTCACGGTAACCTCTATACGAAAAAAGAGTATCGCAACTTCTCCTTCCGTTTCGAATTCCAGCTTACTCCCGGCGCCAACAACGGTCTGGGTGTACGTGCTCCGCTCACCGGCGACGCAGCCTATGAAGGCATGGAATTACAGATCCTGGACAACGAGGCCGATATCTATAAAGATCTGCATGTATATCAATATCATGGCTCTGTATACGGTGTAATCCCTGCAAAGAGAGGTTACCTCAAACCAGTAGGAGAGTGGAACTATGAAGAGGCGATCGTAGAGGGTACCCATATCAAAGTGATTCTCAATGGTACTGTGATCCTCGATGGTGATATCGCGGAAGCCCGTGAAAAAGGTACGCTGGACCATAAACAACATCCCGGCCTGAAAAATGAAACCGGCCATATCGGTTTCCTGGGACATGGATCTATCGTACGTTTCCGGAATATCCGTGTGAAGGAACTGTAA
- a CDS encoding FecR family protein, translating into MSNVESLPYELLGRYFSGEATPEEAIAVDDWMRTHQDNQVVYDQVAALWDSAVLQQRYQLPDKETALRELKYKWNPPVVKRSFPALKIAAGLALLVGVAAILMLQLRRQPEKTTLAMISRQTATDIFRDTLPDNSLAVLNSHSAIRYAPGFTDSVRMVNLSGEAWFDVTSHPDKPFIVAVGDVRVQVLGTAFNVKQSEEKISVMVKSGLVRMSRGDSSILVKAGQEGIYNIAGKELGLTGGAFNGNQMGYATRIFNFENITLKEIVAQLEKAYGIKVILENKALENCTMSSSFENKPIEYVFEVISVTLNVTCRFEKDKVFVSGAGCN; encoded by the coding sequence ATGAGCAATGTTGAATCCCTGCCATATGAGTTGTTAGGTAGATATTTTTCCGGAGAAGCTACGCCGGAAGAAGCCATCGCTGTCGATGACTGGATGAGGACCCACCAGGACAACCAGGTGGTATATGATCAGGTGGCTGCCTTGTGGGATAGTGCTGTATTACAGCAACGTTATCAGTTGCCCGACAAGGAAACAGCTTTACGGGAGCTGAAATATAAATGGAATCCACCGGTGGTGAAAAGATCATTTCCGGCACTTAAGATAGCTGCAGGCCTGGCATTGCTGGTAGGCGTGGCTGCCATTCTGATGCTGCAGCTGCGGCGGCAGCCGGAGAAGACTACCCTCGCGATGATATCAAGGCAAACGGCCACGGATATATTCCGTGATACCCTGCCGGACAATTCGCTGGCAGTATTAAACAGCCATTCGGCTATCCGCTATGCACCTGGTTTCACAGATAGCGTCCGGATGGTTAATTTGTCTGGTGAAGCCTGGTTTGATGTAACTTCGCATCCTGATAAACCGTTTATAGTAGCGGTCGGGGATGTTCGGGTGCAGGTACTGGGAACAGCTTTTAACGTAAAACAATCGGAAGAGAAAATATCAGTGATGGTGAAAAGTGGTCTTGTCAGGATGTCGAGAGGAGATAGCAGTATACTTGTCAAAGCAGGCCAGGAAGGGATTTACAACATCGCTGGTAAGGAACTGGGGCTTACAGGAGGGGCGTTCAACGGAAATCAGATGGGATATGCCACCAGGATCTTTAACTTTGAGAACATCACGCTGAAAGAAATTGTGGCTCAGCTGGAAAAGGCTTATGGTATCAAAGTGATACTTGAAAACAAAGCATTGGAAAACTGTACCATGAGCAGCTCATTTGAAAACAAACCTATAGAATACGTTTTTGAGGTTATATCTGTTACATTGAATGTTACTTGCAGATTTGAAAAGGACAAGGTGTTTGTCAGCGGCGCCGGTTGTAATTAA
- a CDS encoding GNAT family N-acetyltransferase, producing the protein MLQFESGIYHIRQLLPAEAPLYKTMRLEALLQEAGMFRSKYPPEVALTDEQWQEQITDADKAVFGLFAGDEMIGITRIILRGEQGEEGYLGQSYIRKAYRGKGLSDLLYKIRMAWAAEHRLKRVWVSHRESNVASRAANQRFGFVYSHRESCHWQDGQTEDVLYYVLEL; encoded by the coding sequence ATGTTACAATTTGAATCAGGCATATATCATATACGTCAGCTGTTACCAGCAGAAGCGCCACTTTATAAGACCATGCGGCTGGAAGCCTTACTGCAGGAGGCAGGCATGTTCCGGAGTAAGTATCCTCCCGAGGTTGCTTTGACGGATGAGCAATGGCAGGAGCAGATAACGGATGCCGATAAGGCTGTTTTTGGCCTTTTTGCGGGCGATGAGATGATTGGTATTACCAGGATAATTTTGAGGGGAGAACAGGGAGAAGAAGGTTATCTGGGGCAGTCATATATCCGTAAAGCATACCGTGGAAAAGGGCTTTCAGACCTGTTGTATAAAATAAGGATGGCCTGGGCGGCTGAACATCGGCTAAAACGGGTGTGGGTTAGCCATCGGGAAAGTAATGTAGCATCGAGGGCGGCTAATCAACGTTTTGGGTTTGTATACAGTCACCGGGAGTCCTGCCACTGGCAGGATGGACAGACAGAAGATGTATTGTATTATGTGCTTGAATTGTAA
- a CDS encoding ROK family protein encodes MKSSMALGIDIGGSHITAALVNLETRTIDTHSWNRTRVNSQGTATEIIDAWAAVINEAFRDIQPESRYIGIGMPGPFDYQAGISMMKGQHKYDALYNLNVKNMLAAKLQLDPSMIRFINDAGCFLQGEVFSGAARNYQHVIGLTLGTGLGSATYHGGQAQDADRWCSPFLDGMAEDYLSTRWFVKRYQELSGTAVKDVKELITYIDSDSRVQQVFDEFAHNLATFLIDFIKAESPEAVVIGGNIAQASQLFFPAVIRELEKAHYHTPLLVAALGEKAAIIGAASIWYE; translated from the coding sequence ATGAAAAGTTCCATGGCATTAGGAATTGATATCGGCGGGTCCCATATCACAGCAGCATTAGTTAACCTGGAGACAAGGACGATAGATACTCATTCCTGGAACCGTACGCGTGTCAATTCACAAGGAACCGCAACGGAGATAATTGACGCATGGGCGGCAGTGATTAATGAAGCTTTCAGGGACATCCAACCCGAAAGCAGATATATCGGTATCGGTATGCCCGGACCGTTTGACTATCAGGCTGGCATCAGCATGATGAAAGGTCAGCATAAATATGATGCCCTCTACAACCTGAACGTAAAAAACATGCTGGCTGCAAAACTGCAGCTGGATCCTTCCATGATACGTTTTATCAACGACGCAGGCTGCTTCCTGCAAGGTGAAGTATTTAGCGGCGCAGCCCGCAATTATCAGCATGTAATCGGACTCACCCTGGGCACCGGTCTCGGTTCTGCTACCTATCATGGTGGACAGGCCCAGGACGCTGACCGCTGGTGTTCTCCTTTCCTCGACGGTATGGCAGAAGACTACCTGTCTACCCGCTGGTTCGTAAAGCGATACCAGGAACTGTCCGGTACCGCTGTAAAAGATGTAAAAGAACTAATTACCTATATAGACAGCGATAGCAGGGTACAACAGGTATTCGATGAATTCGCACATAACCTGGCCACTTTCCTGATCGACTTTATCAAAGCTGAATCACCCGAAGCTGTTGTGATCGGCGGTAATATCGCCCAGGCTTCTCAACTGTTCTTCCCGGCTGTAATCCGGGAACTGGAAAAGGCGCATTATCACACTCCGTTACTGGTGGCCGCACTCGGCGAAAAAGCAGCAATCATCGGCGCTGCCAGCATCTGGTACGAATAA
- a CDS encoding Gfo/Idh/MocA family oxidoreductase — MAKQNSDSRRAFLKNSLGALAAFTIVPRHVLGRGYLAPSDQLTKAVIGTGGMGRGHFGYAGTRVVAICDVDRNHLKLGMDQLGDKGVKTFSDYREVITLPEVDIVHVATPPHWHGIIAADAARAGKDIWCEKPMTATIGEGKRLVEAVQQHGRIFRLNTWFRFEDRFYGMGTTVKPIKKLVESGLLGWPLKVTVSKHTGFDWKFFWVGKTNLDTMPVPKELDYDMWLGPAPFRPYNPHRVHQTFRGYWDYDGGGLGDMGQHYLDPIQYFLGKDDTSPVSVEVDAPQQHPDAVGTWRRITYTYADGCQIILDGEGKDEKAAYIEGPKGKLYPGFKSDIPDLEKKLAAFPDPAPQQTDFVDAVKNRKKFALNEENGHRSCTLVNMGKIALRLNRSLQFDPVKQEFINDAGANALIFQPMRGPWTI; from the coding sequence ATGGCAAAACAAAACAGCGATTCAAGGCGGGCGTTCCTTAAAAATTCCCTGGGAGCGCTAGCTGCTTTCACTATTGTTCCAAGGCATGTGCTGGGACGCGGTTATCTCGCGCCCAGTGATCAGCTTACCAAAGCCGTGATTGGCACCGGCGGTATGGGGCGTGGCCATTTTGGTTATGCCGGTACCCGTGTGGTAGCCATTTGCGACGTTGACCGCAATCACCTCAAACTGGGCATGGACCAGCTGGGAGACAAAGGTGTCAAAACATTTTCCGACTATAGGGAAGTGATCACCCTCCCCGAAGTAGATATCGTACACGTAGCTACTCCGCCACACTGGCATGGTATTATCGCTGCCGATGCTGCCCGCGCGGGTAAGGACATATGGTGCGAAAAACCGATGACAGCTACCATCGGTGAAGGCAAACGCCTCGTGGAAGCAGTGCAGCAACATGGCCGTATCTTCCGCCTCAATACCTGGTTCCGTTTCGAAGACCGCTTCTATGGCATGGGCACCACGGTAAAACCCATTAAAAAACTGGTGGAGAGCGGTCTGCTTGGATGGCCGCTGAAAGTCACCGTCAGCAAACATACCGGCTTCGACTGGAAATTTTTCTGGGTAGGCAAAACCAACCTCGACACCATGCCCGTTCCCAAAGAACTTGACTATGATATGTGGCTTGGACCCGCACCGTTCCGCCCCTACAACCCGCACCGCGTACACCAGACCTTCCGTGGCTATTGGGACTACGACGGCGGTGGCCTCGGTGATATGGGACAACACTATCTTGACCCCATTCAGTATTTCCTCGGTAAAGATGATACCAGCCCTGTAAGCGTGGAAGTTGATGCCCCGCAACAACATCCCGATGCCGTAGGCACCTGGAGAAGGATCACCTACACTTACGCCGACGGCTGTCAGATTATTCTCGATGGAGAAGGAAAAGATGAAAAAGCGGCTTATATAGAAGGTCCCAAAGGAAAACTGTACCCCGGCTTTAAATCAGATATCCCGGATCTGGAGAAAAAGCTGGCTGCCTTCCCCGATCCTGCACCACAACAAACCGACTTCGTAGATGCTGTGAAAAACCGTAAGAAATTTGCACTCAACGAAGAAAACGGTCACCGCTCCTGCACCCTCGTCAACATGGGTAAAATAGCGCTTCGCCTGAACCGCTCCCTCCAGTTTGACCCGGTGAAACAGGAATTCATCAACGACGCAGGCGCCAATGCCCTGATATTCCAACCCATGCGCGGCCCCTGGACCATCTAA
- a CDS encoding cytochrome-c peroxidase: MNKKLFIALILLFTVAACKKNDDVYKPGTGEGPSKPPPTTPGTPATPGTPNLPGTLYDYVATRNNMPPYIQAFLNLRPELDVTPAGNPITNAGATLGRVLFYDKVLSVNNTRSCGSCHHQDKAFTDGVAQSSGFDNGVTRRNSMTIVNMRFSGTKAMFWDMRAADLETQTLMPILDHIEMGMPSLAALESKLGGISYYPALFKAAFGSEAVTSARIANALSQFVRSIVSFRSKYDEGIASNFSNFNAAEKNGLHLMQVKMCAECHSDLNNAGTGKIPTFLIADNTGINIGFGSNNGLETDYTDKGIGEITHKPADQGTFKIPSLRNVALTAPYMHDGRFATLEEVMNHYQSGAKENPNIGIQLFQGGKPGIPLTSQDKSDIIAFLHTLTDQQLITDPKYSDPFK; this comes from the coding sequence ATGAACAAAAAGCTTTTTATCGCCCTCATATTGCTGTTCACCGTAGCTGCCTGTAAAAAAAATGATGATGTCTACAAACCCGGGACAGGCGAAGGGCCATCCAAACCACCGCCAACTACCCCTGGCACTCCGGCTACCCCCGGAACCCCTAACCTGCCAGGTACACTGTACGACTACGTTGCTACCCGTAACAACATGCCACCTTATATACAGGCCTTCCTGAACCTGCGACCAGAACTGGACGTTACCCCGGCCGGCAACCCTATCACCAATGCCGGCGCCACTTTAGGCAGGGTATTGTTTTACGACAAAGTCCTTTCTGTCAACAACACCCGCTCCTGTGGCTCCTGCCACCACCAGGACAAGGCTTTCACCGATGGCGTAGCCCAGTCATCCGGCTTTGACAACGGCGTTACCCGCCGCAACAGTATGACTATTGTCAACATGCGTTTCTCCGGCACCAAAGCCATGTTCTGGGATATGCGGGCAGCCGACCTGGAAACACAAACGTTAATGCCTATACTCGATCATATTGAAATGGGCATGCCCTCGCTAGCAGCGCTGGAATCAAAGCTTGGCGGTATCTCCTATTACCCTGCGCTGTTTAAGGCGGCATTTGGCAGTGAGGCCGTTACCTCCGCCAGGATTGCCAATGCCTTATCACAGTTTGTACGCAGTATCGTCTCCTTCCGCTCTAAATACGATGAAGGTATCGCCAGCAATTTCAGCAACTTCAATGCAGCAGAGAAAAATGGGCTGCACCTGATGCAGGTCAAAATGTGCGCTGAATGCCATAGCGACCTGAATAATGCCGGTACCGGGAAGATACCCACTTTCCTGATCGCAGACAACACCGGTATCAATATAGGCTTCGGTTCCAACAACGGCCTGGAAACCGACTACACCGACAAAGGCATCGGGGAAATTACCCACAAACCCGCCGACCAGGGCACCTTTAAAATCCCAAGCCTGCGCAATGTGGCGCTCACCGCACCATATATGCATGACGGCCGCTTTGCCACACTGGAAGAAGTCATGAATCATTATCAGTCCGGGGCCAAAGAAAATCCGAATATCGGGATACAGCTTTTCCAGGGAGGTAAACCAGGCATTCCGTTAACTTCCCAGGATAAAAGTGACATCATCGCTTTTCTGCATACACTGACCGATCAGCAGCTGATCACAGATCCGAAATATTCAGATCCATTTAAATAA
- a CDS encoding RNA polymerase sigma-70 factor gives MNIYFGKAKDQDKLVEEYFQTYFEGLHRYAFTILKDNDDAKDAVQAVFLKLWEKRKEIDEQQSVKSYLYTAVYHYCLNIKRHQKVKDSYMAYHQPVYEHRNELVGKETHRKIMEHIEALSPQCKLIFSKSRFEGLKYAEIAADMGLSVKTVEVQMGKALKILRAKLFDIMMILLAWLFFKS, from the coding sequence GTGAACATATATTTTGGCAAAGCTAAAGACCAGGATAAACTGGTGGAAGAATATTTTCAAACCTACTTCGAAGGGCTGCATCGTTATGCCTTTACAATTCTGAAGGACAACGATGACGCAAAAGATGCTGTGCAGGCCGTTTTTCTGAAGCTATGGGAGAAAAGAAAGGAGATAGATGAACAACAGTCGGTAAAATCGTATTTGTATACGGCCGTATATCATTACTGCCTTAACATAAAGCGGCACCAGAAGGTGAAAGACAGTTACATGGCTTATCACCAGCCTGTATACGAACATCGGAATGAACTGGTTGGCAAGGAAACACACCGCAAAATTATGGAGCATATTGAAGCGCTGTCTCCTCAATGTAAACTTATCTTCAGTAAAAGCCGGTTTGAAGGATTAAAATATGCTGAAATAGCCGCCGATATGGGATTGTCAGTTAAAACGGTGGAAGTGCAGATGGGAAAAGCTTTGAAGATATTGAGGGCCAAACTTTTCGATATAATGATGATACTGTTAGCCTGGCTGTTTTTTAAGTCATAA